One genomic window of Limanda limanda chromosome 16, fLimLim1.1, whole genome shotgun sequence includes the following:
- the slc5a3b gene encoding sodium/myo-inositol cotransporter isoform X1, producing MAPGMEAADIAVVALYFVLVMAIGFFAMWKANRSTVSGYFLAGRSMSWIVIGASLFVSNIGSEHFIGLAGSGAASGFAVGAWEFNALLLLQLLGWVFIPVYIHSGVYTMPQYLSKRYGGHRLKVYFAFLSIMLYIFTRLSVDLYAGALFIQESLGWNLYLSIFLLISMTALLTVTGGLVAVLYTDVLQAVLMIGGALTLTIISLIKVGGLEGVRTKYMQAVPNVTAILASGNFTYSPSCRIEPKPNSLYILRGPLDEDIPWPGFILGQTPASIWYWCADQVIVQRVLAAKNIAHAKCSTLMAGFLKILPMFVIVIPGMISRILFPDEIACIGPEHCMSVCGSQAGCSNIAYPRLVMAVMPVGLRGLMMAVMIAALMSDLDSIFNSSSTIFTLDIYQTVRKKASQRELLIVGHLFVVFMVVISIAWVPVIIEMQGGQTYLYIQEVAGYLTPPIAALFLLGVFWKRCNETGAFCGGMTGFTLGITRLILAFIYRQPRCDQPDNRPAFIIHVHYMYFAAGLFWISGLVTVVVSLCTAPPDEERVRNTTVWGLRNVEMVLAKDREEMYKLTDQSHPNVDGNLLKELPQDVRKERCLDGADIKLLVPSTDHDPATPSTETSPATSPAEQFGNSRMEMIRAVDSCHGDGENGRCTRLLDWIFSHKDVAQSAQPKDSQEDEVLIAKMLYESPRTKLLLNMGLLCVCSVGIFMFVYFSL from the coding sequence ATGGCTCCTGGAATGGAAGCAGCGGACATTGCTGTGGTAGCACTGTATTTTGTCCTGGTGATGGCCATCGGGTTTTTTGCCATGTGGAAAGCAAATCGCAGCACAGTGAGTGGCTACTTCCTGGCTGGACGCTCCATGTCATGGATAGTGATAGGTGCATCGCTCTTTGTGAGTAACATTGGCAGTGAACACTTCATAGGACTGGCTGGATCAGGAGCAGCAAGTGGATTTGCTGTTGGAGCATGGGAATTTAATGCACTTCTACTTCTGCAGCTGCTTGGTTGGGTGTTCATCCCTGTGTACATCCACTCAGGAGTCTACACCATGCCCCAGTACCTGTCGAAACGCTATGGTGGCCACAGACTAAAGGTTTACTTTGCTTTCTTGTCTATAATGCTGTACATTTTTACCAGgctgtctgtggacctgtatGCTGGAGCGCTTTTCATTCAGGAGTCCCTGGGATGGAACCTTTACCTGTCTATCTTCCTGCTCATCAGTATGACGGCATTACTCACCGTCACTGGGGGACTGGTGGCAGTACTGTACACGGATGTCCTTCAGGCAGTGTTGATGATTGGTGGAgccttaaccttaaccatcatcAGCCTAATCAAAGTAGGTGGGCTCGAGGGCGTTAGAACTAAGTACATGCAAGCGGTTCCCAATGTTACTGCTATATTAGCCAGTGGAAACTTCACATATTCTCCTTCCTGTCGCATTGAGCCTAAACCAAACTCGCTTTACATACTTCGAGGTCCTCTGGATGAAGATATCCCTTGGCCAGGCTTTATTCTTGGCCAGACCCCTGCGTCTATATGGTACTGGTGTGCAGACCAGGTCATAGTCCAGAGAGTACTAGCAGCAAAGAACATTGCTCATGCAAAGTGCTCCACACTCATGGCTGGTTTTCTCAAAATTCTGCccatgtttgtcattgtcattcCAGGAATGATCTCCCGTATCCTGTTTCCAGATGAAATTGCTTGCATAGGGCCAGAGcactgcatgtctgtgtgtggttctcAAGCTGGCTGCTCTAACATTGCGTACCCACGCCTGGTCATGGCTGTGATGCCGGTGGGACTCAGGGGTCTGATGATGGCGGTCATGATCGCCGCCCTGATGAGTGATCTTGACTCAATCTTCAACAGTTCAAGCACCATCTTCACCCTGGACATTTACCAAACTGTTCGGAAGAAGGCTTCGCAGCGCGAGCTGCTGATTGTTGGCCACctgtttgttgtgttcatgGTGGTCATCAGCATTGCTTGGGTCCCTGTTATTATTGAAATGCAAGGTGGACAGACATATCTTTACATCCAGGAAGTTGCTGGCTACCTGACTCCACCAATCGCTGCCCTCTTCCTCCTTGGTGTGTTCTGGAAACGGTGTAATGAGACAGGTGCATTCTGCGGGGGCATGACAGGTTTTACACTAGGTATCACACGACTGATCTTAGCTTTTATCTACCGCCAGCCTCGCTGTGACCAGCCAGATAATAGGCCTGCCTTCATCATCCATGTTCACTACATGTATTTTGCGGCTGGGCTGTTCTGGATTTCAGGGCTGGTCACAGTGGTGGTCAGCCTCTGTACTGCCCCACCAGATGAGGAGCGGGTTCGCAACACCACAGTCTGGGGGCTCCGCAATGTTGAAATGGTTCTTGCAAAGGATAGAGAGGAAATGTACAAGCTGACTGACCAGAGCCATCCTAATGTTGATGGAAACCTTCTCAAAGAACTGCCCCAAGATGTCCGAAAGGAGAGATGTTTGGATGGGGCAGATATTAAACTCCTTGTCCCATCCACTGACCATGACCCAGCAACACCTAGTACAGAAACCTCCCCTGCAACCTCCCCTGCAGAACAATTTGGTAATAGCAGGATGGAGATGATCAGGGCAGTTGATAGCTGCCATGGGGATGGGGAGAATGGCAGGTGTACACGTTTACTGGACTGGATTTTCTCACACAAGGATGTGGCACAGAGTGCTCAGCCAAAAGACTCGCAGGAGGATGAAGTACTCATTGCAAAGATGCTGTATGAGTCCCCTCGTACCAAGCTTCTCCTCAACATGGGTCTTTTATGCGTCTGTTCTGTGGGTATCTtcatgtttgtatatttttcacTGTAG
- the slc5a3b gene encoding sodium/myo-inositol cotransporter isoform X2, producing the protein MAIGFFAMWKANRSTVSGYFLAGRSMSWIVIGASLFVSNIGSEHFIGLAGSGAASGFAVGAWEFNALLLLQLLGWVFIPVYIHSGVYTMPQYLSKRYGGHRLKVYFAFLSIMLYIFTRLSVDLYAGALFIQESLGWNLYLSIFLLISMTALLTVTGGLVAVLLIKVGGLEGVRTKYMQAVPNVTAILASGNFTYSPSCRIEPKPNSLYILRGPLDEDIPWPGFILGQTPASIWYWCADQVIVQRVLAAKNIAHAKCSTLMAGFLKILPMFVIVIPGMISRILFPDEIACIGPEHCMSVCGSQAGCSNIAYPRLVMAVMPVGLRGLMMAVMIAALMSDLDSIFNSSSTIFTLDIYQTVRKKASQRELLIVGHLFVVFMVVISIAWVPVIIEMQGGQTYLYIQEVAGYLTPPIAALFLLGVFWKRCNETGAFCGGMTGFTLGITRLILAFIYRQPRCDQPDNRPAFIIHVHYMYFAAGLFWISGLVTVVVSLCTAPPDEERVRNTTVWGLRNVEMVLAKDREEMYKLTDQSHPNVDGNLLKELPQDVRKERCLDGADIKLLVPSTDHDPATPSTETSPATSPAEQFGNSRMEMIRAVDSCHGDGENGRCTRLLDWIFSHKDVAQSAQPKDSQEDEVLIAKMLYESPRTKLLLNMGLLCVCSVGIFMFVYFSL; encoded by the exons ATGGCCATCGGGTTTTTTGCCATGTGGAAAGCAAATCGCAGCACAGTGAGTGGCTACTTCCTGGCTGGACGCTCCATGTCATGGATAGTGATAGGTGCATCGCTCTTTGTGAGTAACATTGGCAGTGAACACTTCATAGGACTGGCTGGATCAGGAGCAGCAAGTGGATTTGCTGTTGGAGCATGGGAATTTAATGCACTTCTACTTCTGCAGCTGCTTGGTTGGGTGTTCATCCCTGTGTACATCCACTCAGGAGTCTACACCATGCCCCAGTACCTGTCGAAACGCTATGGTGGCCACAGACTAAAGGTTTACTTTGCTTTCTTGTCTATAATGCTGTACATTTTTACCAGgctgtctgtggacctgtatGCTGGAGCGCTTTTCATTCAGGAGTCCCTGGGATGGAACCTTTACCTGTCTATCTTCCTGCTCATCAGTATGACGGCATTACTCACCGTCACTGGGGGACTGGTGGCAGTACT CCTAATCAAAGTAGGTGGGCTCGAGGGCGTTAGAACTAAGTACATGCAAGCGGTTCCCAATGTTACTGCTATATTAGCCAGTGGAAACTTCACATATTCTCCTTCCTGTCGCATTGAGCCTAAACCAAACTCGCTTTACATACTTCGAGGTCCTCTGGATGAAGATATCCCTTGGCCAGGCTTTATTCTTGGCCAGACCCCTGCGTCTATATGGTACTGGTGTGCAGACCAGGTCATAGTCCAGAGAGTACTAGCAGCAAAGAACATTGCTCATGCAAAGTGCTCCACACTCATGGCTGGTTTTCTCAAAATTCTGCccatgtttgtcattgtcattcCAGGAATGATCTCCCGTATCCTGTTTCCAGATGAAATTGCTTGCATAGGGCCAGAGcactgcatgtctgtgtgtggttctcAAGCTGGCTGCTCTAACATTGCGTACCCACGCCTGGTCATGGCTGTGATGCCGGTGGGACTCAGGGGTCTGATGATGGCGGTCATGATCGCCGCCCTGATGAGTGATCTTGACTCAATCTTCAACAGTTCAAGCACCATCTTCACCCTGGACATTTACCAAACTGTTCGGAAGAAGGCTTCGCAGCGCGAGCTGCTGATTGTTGGCCACctgtttgttgtgttcatgGTGGTCATCAGCATTGCTTGGGTCCCTGTTATTATTGAAATGCAAGGTGGACAGACATATCTTTACATCCAGGAAGTTGCTGGCTACCTGACTCCACCAATCGCTGCCCTCTTCCTCCTTGGTGTGTTCTGGAAACGGTGTAATGAGACAGGTGCATTCTGCGGGGGCATGACAGGTTTTACACTAGGTATCACACGACTGATCTTAGCTTTTATCTACCGCCAGCCTCGCTGTGACCAGCCAGATAATAGGCCTGCCTTCATCATCCATGTTCACTACATGTATTTTGCGGCTGGGCTGTTCTGGATTTCAGGGCTGGTCACAGTGGTGGTCAGCCTCTGTACTGCCCCACCAGATGAGGAGCGGGTTCGCAACACCACAGTCTGGGGGCTCCGCAATGTTGAAATGGTTCTTGCAAAGGATAGAGAGGAAATGTACAAGCTGACTGACCAGAGCCATCCTAATGTTGATGGAAACCTTCTCAAAGAACTGCCCCAAGATGTCCGAAAGGAGAGATGTTTGGATGGGGCAGATATTAAACTCCTTGTCCCATCCACTGACCATGACCCAGCAACACCTAGTACAGAAACCTCCCCTGCAACCTCCCCTGCAGAACAATTTGGTAATAGCAGGATGGAGATGATCAGGGCAGTTGATAGCTGCCATGGGGATGGGGAGAATGGCAGGTGTACACGTTTACTGGACTGGATTTTCTCACACAAGGATGTGGCACAGAGTGCTCAGCCAAAAGACTCGCAGGAGGATGAAGTACTCATTGCAAAGATGCTGTATGAGTCCCCTCGTACCAAGCTTCTCCTCAACATGGGTCTTTTATGCGTCTGTTCTGTGGGTATCTtcatgtttgtatatttttcacTGTAG
- the slc5a3b gene encoding sodium/myo-inositol cotransporter isoform X3 — translation MAIGFFAMWKANRSTVSGYFLAGRSMSWIVIGASLFVSNIGSEHFIGLAGSGAASGFAVGAWEFNALLLLQLLGWVFIPVYIHSGVYTMPQYLSKRYGGHRLKVYFAFLSIMLYIFTRLSVDLYAGALFIQESLGWNLYLSIFLLISMTALLTVTGGLVAVLYTDVLQAVLMIGGALTLTIISLIKVGGLEGVRTKYMQAVPNVTAILASGNFTYSPSCRIEPKPNSLYILRGPLDEDIPWPGFILGQTPASIWYWCADQVIVQRVLAAKNIAHAKCSTLMAGFLKILPMFVIVIPGMISRILFPGLRGLMMAVMIAALMSDLDSIFNSSSTIFTLDIYQTVRKKASQRELLIVGHLFVVFMVVISIAWVPVIIEMQGGQTYLYIQEVAGYLTPPIAALFLLGVFWKRCNETGAFCGGMTGFTLGITRLILAFIYRQPRCDQPDNRPAFIIHVHYMYFAAGLFWISGLVTVVVSLCTAPPDEERVRNTTVWGLRNVEMVLAKDREEMYKLTDQSHPNVDGNLLKELPQDVRKERCLDGADIKLLVPSTDHDPATPSTETSPATSPAEQFGNSRMEMIRAVDSCHGDGENGRCTRLLDWIFSHKDVAQSAQPKDSQEDEVLIAKMLYESPRTKLLLNMGLLCVCSVGIFMFVYFSL, via the exons ATGGCCATCGGGTTTTTTGCCATGTGGAAAGCAAATCGCAGCACAGTGAGTGGCTACTTCCTGGCTGGACGCTCCATGTCATGGATAGTGATAGGTGCATCGCTCTTTGTGAGTAACATTGGCAGTGAACACTTCATAGGACTGGCTGGATCAGGAGCAGCAAGTGGATTTGCTGTTGGAGCATGGGAATTTAATGCACTTCTACTTCTGCAGCTGCTTGGTTGGGTGTTCATCCCTGTGTACATCCACTCAGGAGTCTACACCATGCCCCAGTACCTGTCGAAACGCTATGGTGGCCACAGACTAAAGGTTTACTTTGCTTTCTTGTCTATAATGCTGTACATTTTTACCAGgctgtctgtggacctgtatGCTGGAGCGCTTTTCATTCAGGAGTCCCTGGGATGGAACCTTTACCTGTCTATCTTCCTGCTCATCAGTATGACGGCATTACTCACCGTCACTGGGGGACTGGTGGCAGTACTGTACACGGATGTCCTTCAGGCAGTGTTGATGATTGGTGGAgccttaaccttaaccatcatcAGCCTAATCAAAGTAGGTGGGCTCGAGGGCGTTAGAACTAAGTACATGCAAGCGGTTCCCAATGTTACTGCTATATTAGCCAGTGGAAACTTCACATATTCTCCTTCCTGTCGCATTGAGCCTAAACCAAACTCGCTTTACATACTTCGAGGTCCTCTGGATGAAGATATCCCTTGGCCAGGCTTTATTCTTGGCCAGACCCCTGCGTCTATATGGTACTGGTGTGCAGACCAGGTCATAGTCCAGAGAGTACTAGCAGCAAAGAACATTGCTCATGCAAAGTGCTCCACACTCATGGCTGGTTTTCTCAAAATTCTGCccatgtttgtcattgtcattcCAGGAATGATCTCCCGTATCCTGTTTCC GGGACTCAGGGGTCTGATGATGGCGGTCATGATCGCCGCCCTGATGAGTGATCTTGACTCAATCTTCAACAGTTCAAGCACCATCTTCACCCTGGACATTTACCAAACTGTTCGGAAGAAGGCTTCGCAGCGCGAGCTGCTGATTGTTGGCCACctgtttgttgtgttcatgGTGGTCATCAGCATTGCTTGGGTCCCTGTTATTATTGAAATGCAAGGTGGACAGACATATCTTTACATCCAGGAAGTTGCTGGCTACCTGACTCCACCAATCGCTGCCCTCTTCCTCCTTGGTGTGTTCTGGAAACGGTGTAATGAGACAGGTGCATTCTGCGGGGGCATGACAGGTTTTACACTAGGTATCACACGACTGATCTTAGCTTTTATCTACCGCCAGCCTCGCTGTGACCAGCCAGATAATAGGCCTGCCTTCATCATCCATGTTCACTACATGTATTTTGCGGCTGGGCTGTTCTGGATTTCAGGGCTGGTCACAGTGGTGGTCAGCCTCTGTACTGCCCCACCAGATGAGGAGCGGGTTCGCAACACCACAGTCTGGGGGCTCCGCAATGTTGAAATGGTTCTTGCAAAGGATAGAGAGGAAATGTACAAGCTGACTGACCAGAGCCATCCTAATGTTGATGGAAACCTTCTCAAAGAACTGCCCCAAGATGTCCGAAAGGAGAGATGTTTGGATGGGGCAGATATTAAACTCCTTGTCCCATCCACTGACCATGACCCAGCAACACCTAGTACAGAAACCTCCCCTGCAACCTCCCCTGCAGAACAATTTGGTAATAGCAGGATGGAGATGATCAGGGCAGTTGATAGCTGCCATGGGGATGGGGAGAATGGCAGGTGTACACGTTTACTGGACTGGATTTTCTCACACAAGGATGTGGCACAGAGTGCTCAGCCAAAAGACTCGCAGGAGGATGAAGTACTCATTGCAAAGATGCTGTATGAGTCCCCTCGTACCAAGCTTCTCCTCAACATGGGTCTTTTATGCGTCTGTTCTGTGGGTATCTtcatgtttgtatatttttcacTGTAG